A single genomic interval of Zingiber officinale cultivar Zhangliang chromosome 4A, Zo_v1.1, whole genome shotgun sequence harbors:
- the LOC121971848 gene encoding indole-3-pyruvate monooxygenase YUCCA2-like, translating into MGCACWTEAECKAAAAAAHAPAVFMAKDSHEIDGCVWSPGPVIVGAGPAGLAVAACLKERGIPSVVLERAGCIASLWQLKTYDRLRLHLPKQFCELPRMPFPAGFPKYPDRRQFVSYLEAYAGAFDVRPRFHQTVVEARYDAAVGLWRVRTSEGSREYFSRWLVVATGENAEAVVPDLEGAAGFRGAVAHTSSYKSGDSYRGKRVLVVGCGNSGMEVCLDLCDNNALPTIVVRDSVHILPRELLGCSTFGLSMWLLRWLPIQAVDLLLLLLARLLLGDTDRVGLTRPRVGPLQLKLLHGKTPVIDVGTLRKIKSGDIKVRPALKRLTQRGAEFTDGRSEEFDAVLFATGYKSNVPCWLKEAEGFFSSKDGLPTRPFPHGWKGERGLYAVGFTKRGLMGASLDARRIAQDIEQCWKAELLKEVKSFTIFPPNQKQQSSSN; encoded by the exons ATGGGCTGCGCATGCTGGACGGAAGCAGAGTgcaaggcggcggcggcggcggctcaCGCTCCCGCCGTGTTCATGGCGAAGGATTCGCATGAGATCGACGGGTGCGTGTGGAGCCCCGGGCCGGTCATCGTCGGCGCCGGCCCGGCGGGGCTCGCCGTCGCTGCCTGCCTGAAGGAGAGAGGCATCCCCAGCGTCGTCCTCGAGCGCGCCGGCTGCATCGCCTCGCTGTGGCAGCTCAAGACCTACGACCGCCTGCGCCTCCACCTGCCGAAGCAGTTCTGCGAGCTGCCGCGGATGCCCTTCCCGGCCGGCTTCCCCAAGTACCCCGACAGGCGGCAGTTCGTCAGCTACCTCGAGGCCTACGCCGGCGCCTTCGACGTGCGCCCGCGCTTCCACCAGACGGTCGTGGAGGCCCGGTACGACGCCGCGGTGGGGCTGTGGCGGGTGCGCACGTCGGAGGGGAGCAGAGAGTACTTCTCGCGGTGGCTGGTGGTGGCCACCGGGGAGAACGCCGAGGCCGTGGTGCCGGACTTGGAGGGCGCCGCGGGCTTCCGCGGCGCGGTGGCCCACACCAGCTCGTACAAGAGCGGCGACTCGTACAGGGGAAAGCGAGTGCTCGTCGTCGGCTGCGGAAACTCCGGCATGGAAGTCTGTTTGGATCTCTGCGACAACAATGCGCTTCCCACCATCGTCGTCCGAGACTCG GTCCATATCTTGCCGCGCGAATTGCTCGGCTGCTCCACCTTCGGCCTGTCGATGTGGCTGCTCCGGTGGCTGCCGATTCAGGCCGTCGACCTCTTGCTGCTCCTGCTCGCTCGCCTCTTGCTCGGCGACACCGACAGAGTCGGCCTGACGCGTCCCCGCGTCGGGCCCCTCCAACTCAAATTGCTCCACGGCAAGACGCCGGTGATCGACGTCGGCACGCTCCGAAAAATCAAGTCCGGCGACATCAAG GTCCGGCCGGCTCTGAAGAGATTAACGCAGCGCGGAGCAGAATTCACGGACGGCCGATCGGAGGAGTTCGACGCGGTGCTCTTCGCAACCGGCTACAAGAGCAACGTGCCTTGTTGGCTCAAG GAAGCCGAGGGATTCTTCTCGAGCAAAGACGGACTGCCGACGAGGCCGTTCCCCCACGGCTGGAAAGGCGAGAGGGGGCTCTACGCCGTCGGCTTCACGAAGCGCGGCTTGATGGGCGCCTCGCTCGACGCCAGGAGGATCGCGCAAGACATCGAACAATGCTGGAAAGCTGAACTGCTGAAAGAGGTCAAATCCTTCACGATATTCCCACCAAACCAAAAGCAGCAGTCCTCCAGTAATTAA